Proteins encoded in a region of the Carassius gibelio isolate Cgi1373 ecotype wild population from Czech Republic chromosome B5, carGib1.2-hapl.c, whole genome shotgun sequence genome:
- the mrpl41 gene encoding 39S ribosomal protein L41, mitochondrial, which produces MGVLSALTRGLMRGADRMAEFTSKRGPRTFYKSRGARPTGVLTSSRKFIPVQAMIPEFVVPNLEGFNLKPYVSYKTPAGTEPPMTPEMMFNEVVAPQIERDIEEGVFSEENLEKYGLEKTQERKLFKLHPRNLVR; this is translated from the coding sequence ATGGGGGTGCTGTCAGCACTGACGCGAGGGCTCATGAGAGGAGCCGACAGAATGGCAGAGTTCACAAGCAAGCGTGGGCCCAGGACATTCTACAAGAGCAGAGGTGCGAGACCCACGGGAGTCCTCACCTCCAGCAGAAAGTTCATACCTGTACAGGCCATGATCCCAGAGTTTGTGGTGCCCAATCTGGAAGGATTTAACCTGAAACCATACGTTTCGTACAAGACCCCTGCAGGGACAGAGCCACCTATGACTCCAGAGATGATGTTCAATGAGGTGGTGGCCCCACAGATCGAGAGAGACATCGAAGAAGGGGTTTTCAGTGAGGAGAATCTTGAGAAATATGGATTAGAGAAAACACAAGAGCGGAAGCTGTTCAAGCTGCATCCCAGGAACTTGGTTCGTTAA